From the Lathyrus oleraceus cultivar Zhongwan6 chromosome 4, CAAS_Psat_ZW6_1.0, whole genome shotgun sequence genome, one window contains:
- the LOC127138451 gene encoding UPF0057 membrane protein At4g30660, with protein sequence MPSRCEICCEIMIAVLIPPLGVCLRHGCCTVEFIICLLLTILGYIPGIIYALYAIVFVDRDQYFDEYRRPLYAQAQY encoded by the exons ATGCCTTCACGCTGTGAAATTTGTTGCGAAATTATGATCGCCGTCTTGATCCCTCCACTCGGCGTTTGTCTCCGCCATGGTTGCTGCACT GTTGAATTCATCATTTGCTTGCTCCTTACAATTCTAGGTTATATTCCTGGTATTATTTATGCTCTTTATGCAATTGTCTTTGTTGATCGTGATCAGTACTTTGATGAATATCGGCGTCCTTTGTATGCACAAGCACAATACTAA
- the LOC127135775 gene encoding secreted RxLR effector protein 161-like: MDHWKAAKKVLIYIKGIKDYMLMYRQTDNLDVIGYSDSDFVGCVDSSKSTSRYIFMMADGAISWRSTKQTLVATSTMEVEFVSRFEATSHGVWLKSFISGLRIMDSISKPLKIFCDNSAAIFMTKNNKSGSRSKHISIKYLAIRERVKDKIVVINHISTDLMIVDPLTKGMPPI; encoded by the coding sequence ATGGATCACTGGAAAGCTGCAAAGAAGGTGTTGATATATATTAAAGGAATAAAAGATTACATGCTAATGTATAGGCAGACGGACAATCTTGATGTGATCGGCTATTCAGACTCCGACTTTGTTGGTTGTGTTGATTCAAGCAAATCAACATCGAGATATATTTTTATGATGGCTGATGGAGCTATTTCATGGAGAAGTACTAAGCAAACCTTGGTTGCTACTTCTACTATGGAAGTCGAGTTTGTCTCCCGTTTTGAGGCTACTTCTCATGGTGTATGGCTTAAGAGTTTTATTTCTGGGCTTAGAATCATGGATTCTATTTCTAAACCTCTGAAGATTTTTTGCGATAATTCAGCAGCTATCTTTATGACTAAGAATAATAAAAGTGGaagtcgaagcaagcacatcaGCATAAAGTATTTAGCCATTAGAGAAAGAGTTAAAGATAAAATAGTAGTTATTAATCACATTAGTACTGATTTAATGATCGTTGATCCTTTGACTAAGGGCATGCCACCAATATAA